One part of the Flavobacterium johnsoniae UW101 genome encodes these proteins:
- a CDS encoding RNA polymerase sigma factor, with translation MSENLEQSFVAQLQANQNIIHKICRLYTDGEDAHKDLFQEITIQLWKAYPKFRGDSKFSTWTYRVALNTAITLYRKTKRTISTVDYESHQHFVKDVDYNYEEEEQIKLMYKAVYQLNDIEKALVFMYLEDKDYQEIAETLGISEVNARVKMNRIKGKLKKILNP, from the coding sequence ATGAGCGAAAATCTAGAACAGTCATTTGTTGCACAATTGCAGGCAAATCAGAATATAATCCACAAGATTTGTAGGTTGTATACTGATGGCGAAGACGCTCATAAAGATTTATTTCAGGAAATCACCATTCAGCTCTGGAAAGCTTATCCAAAATTTAGAGGCGACAGTAAATTTTCGACCTGGACGTACCGTGTTGCTTTAAATACAGCAATTACATTATACCGAAAAACCAAAAGGACCATATCTACCGTAGATTATGAAAGTCATCAGCACTTTGTAAAAGATGTTGATTACAATTATGAAGAGGAAGAACAGATAAAATTGATGTATAAAGCAGTTTATCAGCTTAATGACATCGAAAAAGCATTAGTTTTTATGTATTTAGAAGACAAAGATTATCAAGAAATAGCCGAAACCTTAGGAATCAGCGAAGTGAATGCGCGTGTGAAAATGAATAGAATTAAAGGGAAACTTAAAAAAATACTAAATCCTTAA
- a CDS encoding DUF3810 domain-containing protein, translated as MTRKHILPLFLLIQIIFLKVLPFFPDFVEGFYSNNLYIRISHFLRIVLGKIPFSVGDCIYGILIISIISWFWKIRKTWKTEWKDHILKILGKISVYYFLFHVLWAFNYYREPLFQKMEIKREYSDADLLAFTKKLIVRTNEIQFKITKNKNEKIQLPYSQEEVFKMNLSGYNNLAQEHPYFKYNTLSVKKSLFSVPLTYMGFGGYLNPFTNEAQVNDLLPMYSFPLTASHEMAHQIGFASENECNFIGVLACVKNDNLYFQYSGYSFALRYCLGIWKFKNEKVFEKLKKEINPGILKNYQESQDFWKKYDTFIDKGFHFLYDNFLKSNNQKDGMESYSKFIDLMINYYKTRKF; from the coding sequence GTGACAAGAAAACATATCCTTCCCCTATTTCTTTTAATTCAGATTATCTTTTTAAAAGTTCTTCCTTTTTTTCCTGACTTTGTTGAAGGCTTTTACAGCAACAATTTATACATTAGAATTTCTCATTTCTTACGAATAGTTTTAGGTAAAATTCCTTTTTCTGTGGGCGACTGCATTTACGGTATTTTGATTATATCAATTATCAGCTGGTTCTGGAAAATTAGAAAAACATGGAAAACCGAATGGAAAGATCATATCTTAAAAATTTTAGGCAAAATTTCTGTTTATTATTTTCTGTTTCATGTGCTTTGGGCTTTTAATTATTATCGTGAACCTCTTTTCCAGAAAATGGAAATTAAAAGAGAATACAGCGATGCTGATTTATTAGCGTTCACAAAAAAACTGATTGTTAGAACCAATGAAATCCAGTTTAAGATCACAAAAAATAAGAACGAGAAAATTCAACTTCCGTATTCACAGGAAGAAGTTTTTAAAATGAATTTAAGCGGATATAACAATTTAGCACAAGAGCATCCATATTTTAAATACAACACATTAAGCGTTAAAAAATCACTATTCAGCGTTCCATTAACTTATATGGGATTTGGCGGTTATTTAAATCCGTTTACCAATGAAGCACAGGTAAATGATTTACTGCCTATGTATTCTTTCCCGCTCACGGCTTCACATGAAATGGCTCATCAAATTGGTTTTGCGAGTGAAAATGAATGTAATTTTATCGGCGTTTTGGCATGTGTGAAGAATGATAATTTATATTTTCAATATTCAGGATACAGCTTTGCATTGCGTTATTGTCTTGGAATATGGAAGTTTAAAAATGAAAAAGTTTTTGAAAAATTAAAAAAAGAGATAAATCCCGGAATTTTAAAAAACTATCAGGAAAGCCAGGATTTCTGGAAAAAATACGACACCTTTATAGATAAAGGTTTTCACTTTCTGTATGATAATTTCCTGAAATCGAACAATCAAAAAGACGGAATGGAAAGCTACAGCAAGTTTATAGATTTGATGATTAATTATTATAAAACGAGAAAATTTTAG
- a CDS encoding type II toxin-antitoxin system RelE/ParE family toxin has protein sequence MIFNVVIEPRALVDIQNAIDYYESKQSGLGEYFYKVIDEHLDTLSKNPFFEIRYKDYRGLPTKKFPFIIFYFLDEKLKTVYILSVFNTSMNPAKYPL, from the coding sequence ATGATTTTTAATGTTGTTATTGAGCCAAGAGCGCTCGTTGATATACAAAATGCTATTGATTATTATGAGTCTAAGCAAAGCGGTTTAGGTGAGTATTTTTATAAAGTAATTGACGAACATTTAGATACATTATCTAAAAATCCTTTTTTTGAAATCAGATATAAAGATTATCGTGGTCTTCCCACTAAAAAATTTCCATTTATCATTTTTTATTTCCTAGATGAGAAATTAAAAACAGTATATATTTTATCTGTTTTTAATACTTCAATGAATCCTGCAAAATATCCTCTTTAA
- a CDS encoding aminoacyl-histidine dipeptidase — protein MSQEIRNLEPKALWNKFADLNAVPRPSKKEERVIEFMKNFGNSLGLETFEDEIRNVIIRKPATPGMENRKPIVMQGHLDMVHQKNADTVFDFDTQGIDMYVDGDWVRARGTTLGADNGLGVATIMAVLESKDIPHPAIEALFTVDEETGMTGALNLKGGILQGQILLNLDTEEDDEIDIGCAGGIDVTATRTYNEEEVPEASVGYTITVKGLNGGHSGMDIHKGLGNANKIMNRLLFDGFENFGLQVSEINGGSLRNAIPRESVAKVIISQMFDEAYVYDMQEVISDIKAEYKTTEPNLTIEIVKSDLPEKVVDLGVQEGIIRAIYAAQNGVYRMSPDMTDLVETSNNIARVVVKDGEILVGCLTRSSVESSKFDLANSLRSAFELVGCEVELSGSYPGWTPNVNSEILEVLKDIYEKQNGEQPKVVACHAGLECGILGTNYPGMDMISFGPTIHGAHSPDERASISSAQKYWKFVLEILSNIPVK, from the coding sequence ATGAGTCAGGAAATAAGAAATCTGGAACCAAAAGCACTTTGGAACAAATTTGCAGATTTAAACGCTGTTCCGCGTCCTTCGAAGAAAGAAGAGCGAGTAATCGAGTTTATGAAAAACTTTGGAAACAGCTTGGGTTTAGAAACTTTTGAAGATGAAATCCGAAATGTAATCATCAGAAAACCGGCAACTCCGGGAATGGAAAACCGTAAACCAATCGTAATGCAGGGACACCTGGATATGGTGCACCAAAAAAATGCTGATACCGTTTTTGATTTCGATACACAAGGAATTGATATGTATGTTGATGGTGACTGGGTTCGTGCGCGTGGTACAACTTTAGGAGCCGACAATGGGTTAGGAGTGGCAACTATTATGGCTGTTTTGGAAAGCAAAGATATTCCGCATCCTGCAATTGAGGCCTTATTTACTGTTGATGAAGAAACAGGAATGACTGGGGCTTTAAATCTAAAAGGTGGGATTCTGCAAGGACAGATTTTGTTGAATCTTGATACAGAGGAAGATGATGAAATTGATATTGGATGTGCTGGTGGAATCGATGTAACGGCAACAAGAACTTATAATGAAGAAGAAGTTCCTGAAGCTTCAGTTGGTTATACTATTACGGTAAAAGGCTTAAACGGAGGACATTCTGGAATGGATATTCATAAAGGTTTAGGAAACGCAAACAAAATTATGAACCGTTTATTATTTGATGGTTTTGAAAATTTTGGACTGCAGGTTTCTGAAATTAACGGAGGAAGTCTTAGAAATGCAATTCCTAGAGAAAGTGTTGCGAAAGTAATTATTTCTCAAATGTTTGATGAAGCGTATGTGTATGACATGCAGGAAGTTATTTCTGATATTAAAGCTGAATACAAAACAACAGAACCTAACTTAACGATTGAAATCGTAAAATCTGATTTGCCTGAAAAAGTAGTGGATTTAGGCGTTCAGGAAGGTATTATAAGAGCGATTTATGCTGCGCAAAACGGAGTTTACAGAATGAGTCCTGATATGACTGATTTAGTTGAAACTTCAAATAATATTGCTCGCGTTGTTGTAAAAGACGGAGAAATTTTAGTGGGATGTTTAACACGTTCTTCTGTAGAATCTTCAAAATTTGATTTAGCTAATTCGTTACGTTCTGCATTTGAATTAGTAGGATGTGAAGTAGAACTTTCTGGTTCTTATCCGGGATGGACTCCAAATGTGAATTCTGAAATATTAGAAGTTTTAAAAGATATTTACGAAAAACAAAATGGCGAACAGCCTAAAGTTGTAGCTTGTCACGCTGGTTTAGAATGTGGAATTTTAGGGACAAATTATCCAGGAATGGATATGATTTCTTTTGGACCAACAATTCACGGAGCGCACTCTCCAGACGAAAGAGCAAGCATTTCATCTGCGCAGAAATATTGGAAATTTGTATTAGAGATTCTTTCAAATATACCAGTTAAATAG
- a CDS encoding carboxypeptidase-like regulatory domain-containing protein — MKYFAVFFFLLFSAVSFAQDVDSSTPQRVSGYIINDDSKQPLPNVNIINTNKVRGAKSDSKGYFEIDVQPNDTIHFSLLGFQSLRIRVTNDWIKNKVTRIQLTEKAIALEEVIIAPFSLTGYLEIDSKLIPTKENYRYSISGLTQGYEAGEYSPNAFGKVLGSIFNPADMLYNFFGKNSRELKKLKDMKKDDTIRNLLETKYDRETIAVLLGISKDEIPEIMHRCNYSDAFIQSANDLQILDAISGCYEQYKVLKRN, encoded by the coding sequence ATGAAATATTTCGCAGTTTTCTTTTTTTTACTATTCTCGGCTGTTAGTTTTGCGCAAGATGTTGACTCATCTACCCCGCAAAGAGTTTCAGGTTACATTATAAACGACGATAGTAAACAGCCTCTTCCAAATGTAAATATCATTAACACAAACAAAGTACGCGGTGCAAAATCAGATTCAAAAGGGTATTTTGAAATTGATGTACAGCCTAATGATACTATTCATTTCTCTCTTTTAGGATTTCAATCTCTTAGAATCAGAGTAACAAATGACTGGATAAAAAACAAAGTAACTCGAATTCAGCTTACTGAAAAAGCTATTGCTCTTGAAGAAGTTATCATTGCTCCTTTCAGTTTAACAGGATATCTTGAAATTGACTCTAAACTGATCCCTACAAAAGAAAACTACCGTTATAGTATTTCTGGTCTTACACAAGGTTATGAAGCAGGAGAATACTCTCCAAATGCTTTTGGTAAAGTATTAGGCTCTATTTTTAATCCTGCCGATATGCTTTATAATTTCTTCGGAAAAAACAGCAGGGAGCTTAAAAAACTTAAGGACATGAAAAAAGACGATACAATTAGAAATCTTTTAGAAACCAAATACGACCGTGAAACCATTGCTGTTTTATTAGGAATAAGCAAAGACGAAATCCCTGAAATTATGCATCGCTGCAACTATTCTGATGCTTTTATTCAATCAGCAAATGACTTACAGATTTTAGATGCCATAAGCGGTTGTTACGAACAATATAAAGTACTAAAAAGGAATTAA
- a CDS encoding DEAD/DEAH box helicase, which translates to MNKFEQLGLNESLLKAILDLGFENPSEVQEKAIPLLLEKDTDMVALAQTGTGKTAAFGFPLIQKIDADNRNTQALVLSPTRELCLQITNELKNYSKYEKGINVVAVYGGASITEQAREIKRGAQIIVATPGRMQDMINRGLVNIKNIDYCILDEADEMLNMGFYEDIVSILSDTPDQKNTWLFSATMPQEVARIAKQFMSEPVEITVGAKNSGSATVSHEFYLVNARDRYEALKRLADANPDIFSVVFCRTKRDTQAVAEKLIEDGYSAAALHGDLSQAQRDGVMKSFRGRQIQMLVATDVAARGIDVDNVTHVVNYQLPDEIETYNHRSGRTGRAGKLGTSIVIVTKSELRKISSIERIIKQKFEEKAIPSGIEICEIQLLHLANKIKDTEVDHEIDNYLPAINNVLEDLSKEELIKKMVSVEFNRFITYYKKNRDISTQSSGERRERGDSEPREFNNNGAVRYFVNIGSRDNFDWMSLKDYLKETLDLGRDDVFKVDVKEGFSFFNTDPEHTDKVMDILNNVQLEGRRINVEISKNDGGGRRDHNNRGGGRNSGGQRREGNFAPRREGSGGGFRSDRNSAPRREGSGGGFRSDRNSAPREGGFRRNEGGSDRAPRRSESFGDSSRPRRPRRD; encoded by the coding sequence ATGAATAAATTTGAACAATTAGGATTGAATGAATCGTTACTGAAGGCGATTTTAGATCTAGGATTTGAAAATCCGTCAGAGGTACAGGAAAAGGCGATTCCCCTATTATTGGAAAAAGACACAGATATGGTTGCGTTGGCTCAGACAGGGACAGGGAAAACGGCAGCTTTCGGTTTTCCGCTAATTCAAAAAATTGATGCTGACAATAGAAACACACAAGCATTAGTTTTATCGCCAACACGAGAACTTTGTTTACAGATTACCAACGAACTTAAAAACTACTCAAAATACGAAAAAGGTATTAATGTGGTAGCAGTTTACGGCGGGGCTAGTATTACAGAGCAAGCTAGAGAGATTAAAAGAGGCGCACAAATTATTGTGGCTACTCCAGGAAGAATGCAAGACATGATTAACAGAGGTTTAGTTAACATTAAAAATATAGATTACTGTATTCTTGATGAAGCTGATGAGATGTTGAACATGGGATTCTATGAAGACATCGTATCTATTTTATCAGATACTCCAGATCAAAAAAACACATGGTTGTTCTCTGCAACTATGCCGCAAGAGGTTGCCAGAATTGCAAAACAATTCATGAGCGAACCGGTTGAAATTACTGTTGGTGCTAAGAACTCAGGTTCTGCAACAGTTTCTCACGAATTTTACTTAGTAAATGCTCGTGATCGTTACGAAGCTCTAAAACGTTTAGCAGATGCTAACCCGGATATTTTCTCTGTAGTTTTCTGTCGTACTAAAAGAGATACACAGGCTGTAGCTGAAAAATTAATTGAAGATGGATATAGCGCCGCTGCGTTACACGGAGATTTATCTCAGGCACAACGTGACGGGGTAATGAAATCGTTCCGTGGAAGACAAATTCAGATGCTTGTTGCTACTGACGTTGCTGCACGTGGTATTGACGTTGATAACGTAACTCACGTTGTAAACTACCAATTACCAGATGAGATTGAAACTTACAACCACCGTTCTGGACGTACAGGTAGAGCTGGAAAATTAGGAACTTCTATTGTAATCGTTACAAAAAGTGAGTTACGTAAAATTTCTTCTATCGAGAGAATCATTAAACAAAAATTCGAAGAAAAAGCTATTCCATCTGGAATTGAAATCTGCGAAATTCAGTTATTACACTTAGCAAACAAAATTAAAGATACTGAGGTTGATCACGAAATTGACAACTATTTACCAGCAATTAACAATGTTCTTGAAGATTTATCTAAAGAAGAATTGATTAAGAAAATGGTATCTGTAGAATTTAACCGTTTCATTACTTACTACAAAAAGAATAGAGATATCTCTACTCAATCTTCTGGAGAAAGACGTGAAAGAGGTGATTCTGAGCCAAGAGAATTCAACAACAACGGAGCTGTTCGTTATTTTGTAAACATTGGTTCTAGAGACAATTTTGACTGGATGTCTTTAAAAGATTACTTGAAAGAAACATTAGACTTAGGTCGTGATGACGTTTTCAAAGTAGATGTAAAAGAAGGTTTCTCTTTCTTTAACACTGATCCTGAGCACACTGATAAAGTAATGGATATTTTAAACAACGTTCAATTAGAAGGACGTCGTATTAATGTTGAAATTTCTAAAAATGACGGAGGCGGAAGACGTGACCACAACAATCGTGGCGGCGGAAGAAATTCTGGCGGACAAAGAAGAGAAGGAAACTTCGCTCCAAGACGTGAAGGTTCTGGCGGAGGTTTTAGAAGCGACAGAAATTCTGCTCCAAGACGTGAAGGTTCTGGAGGCGGATTTAGAAGCGACAGAAACTCTGCTCCAAGAGAAGGAGGTTTTAGAAGAAACGAAGGTGGTTCTGACAGAGCTCCAAGACGTTCTGAAAGTTTTGGTGATTCATCAAGACCAAGAAGACCAAGAAGAGATTAA
- a CDS encoding non-canonical purine NTP diphosphatase, with protein MKLVFASNNKNKIAEIQSMLPESITILSLEDINCFEDIPETADTIEGNAILKADYVTQKYGYDCFADDTGLEVDAINGEPGVYSARYAGEQKNADDNMNKLLKALENNKNRSAQFKTVITLNLEGKQYIFTGIAKGEITETKTGTNGFGYDPIFKPENFDKTFAELPLEIKNTIGHRGKAVQQLIDLLTATK; from the coding sequence ATGAAACTCGTTTTCGCTTCAAACAACAAAAATAAAATTGCAGAAATACAAAGCATGCTTCCTGAAAGTATTACAATATTAAGTTTAGAAGATATTAATTGTTTTGAAGATATTCCTGAAACTGCAGATACAATTGAAGGAAATGCCATTTTGAAAGCGGATTACGTAACACAAAAGTATGGTTACGATTGTTTTGCAGATGATACTGGACTGGAAGTAGATGCTATAAATGGAGAACCCGGAGTGTATTCTGCACGTTACGCAGGCGAGCAAAAAAATGCCGACGATAACATGAATAAACTTTTAAAGGCATTAGAAAACAACAAAAATCGAAGCGCTCAGTTTAAAACCGTTATCACTTTAAACCTGGAAGGAAAGCAATATATATTTACTGGAATTGCAAAAGGAGAAATTACAGAAACCAAAACAGGTACAAATGGTTTTGGATACGACCCAATTTTCAAACCTGAAAATTTTGACAAAACCTTTGCAGAACTGCCTTTGGAAATAAAAAACACCATTGGACATCGTGGAAAAGCTGTTCAGCAACTAATTGATCTCCTGACTGCCACAAAATAA
- a CDS encoding ABC transporter ATP-binding protein, translated as MQLSVLYKKILPFVKPYKKMVIATLLLTFLGSFAAQVNAVILKYTVDTINNLMVAHEPLSKGFHLIGIISVVLLTKELVNSVVQFGQKFYGEKLRIFITRDISQTIVEKILSYRMEFYTSDENESGKLQTRIDLGISSLTRLVQNFFIDILPLFANAFVALVIMFYANVYVGLVSLCIIPIYFYISQLQATKLSGFRRRMRNYRETKNNGIISLIESITVIKSFVRESTEADRHEKIQYEMTENQLETRKTSFIFESIKSFVEQIGVVIIIILTAYFVLNNQMTIGAIMFHIMLFNNVSSPIRQLHRIYDEVNDALIYSEGFFDILESDKEIETSGNYMPEKISGLIEVKNVDFIYPNGTQALYDINFTVKPNETTALVGLSGAGKSTIINLLDKFYLPSSGQIFLDGVDLVDYNTDFLRKNIGLVLQKNHIFKGTIAENILYGNPEASHPEIIEAAKQAYIHEQVIQLPKGYDSDAHLLSGGQQQRIAIARLFLKNPPIIFLDEPTASLDAIATEQIKKSLDAIKKDRTVIIISHSISQIIDAANIIVLEKGRCVEKGTHDELYDNKGTYHQIFMAMANSLNIEKITQTFD; from the coding sequence ATGCAATTATCTGTTTTATATAAAAAAATCCTGCCGTTTGTAAAACCTTACAAAAAAATGGTAATTGCCACTTTACTGCTTACATTTTTAGGTTCGTTTGCGGCGCAGGTAAATGCTGTAATTTTAAAATATACTGTCGATACAATTAATAATTTAATGGTTGCCCACGAACCATTATCCAAAGGGTTTCATTTAATTGGTATTATTAGTGTTGTATTATTAACTAAAGAATTGGTTAATTCTGTGGTGCAGTTTGGACAGAAATTCTATGGAGAAAAACTTCGTATTTTCATCACACGAGATATATCACAGACAATTGTAGAAAAAATTCTAAGTTATAGAATGGAATTTTACACTTCGGATGAAAATGAAAGCGGAAAACTTCAAACGAGAATCGATCTGGGCATTAGCAGTTTAACACGACTGGTTCAGAACTTTTTTATTGATATTCTGCCTTTGTTTGCCAATGCTTTTGTGGCTTTGGTAATCATGTTTTATGCCAATGTGTATGTGGGATTAGTGAGTTTGTGTATTATTCCTATTTATTTTTACATCAGCCAATTGCAAGCCACGAAATTAAGTGGTTTTAGGAGAAGAATGCGAAATTACCGCGAAACTAAAAATAACGGAATTATTAGCTTAATTGAATCCATAACGGTAATTAAATCTTTTGTTCGAGAATCGACCGAAGCAGATCGCCATGAAAAAATTCAGTATGAAATGACCGAAAATCAGCTGGAAACCAGAAAAACCAGTTTTATTTTTGAAAGTATTAAAAGTTTTGTCGAGCAGATAGGAGTTGTGATTATCATTATTTTGACGGCTTATTTTGTGCTGAATAATCAAATGACAATTGGTGCCATAATGTTTCATATTATGTTGTTTAATAATGTTTCGTCTCCAATCAGGCAATTGCACCGAATTTATGACGAGGTAAATGATGCCTTAATTTATTCGGAAGGTTTCTTTGATATTTTAGAATCAGATAAAGAAATTGAAACCAGCGGTAATTATATGCCTGAAAAAATTTCAGGATTGATAGAAGTTAAAAATGTAGACTTTATTTACCCAAACGGCACTCAGGCGCTTTATGATATTAATTTTACGGTAAAACCTAATGAAACTACTGCTTTGGTAGGATTAAGCGGCGCCGGAAAAAGTACTATTATTAATTTATTAGATAAATTTTACCTGCCATCATCAGGGCAAATATTTTTAGATGGAGTTGATTTAGTCGATTATAATACGGACTTTCTGCGTAAAAACATTGGTTTGGTTTTGCAGAAGAATCATATTTTTAAGGGAACTATTGCAGAAAATATTTTATACGGAAATCCCGAAGCTTCACACCCAGAAATTATCGAAGCTGCAAAACAAGCTTATATTCATGAACAGGTAATACAACTGCCAAAAGGTTATGATTCTGATGCGCATTTGCTTTCGGGAGGGCAGCAGCAGCGAATTGCGATTGCAAGACTTTTTCTTAAAAATCCGCCAATTATTTTTCTGGATGAACCAACTGCCAGTTTAGATGCCATTGCAACAGAACAAATAAAAAAATCTCTCGATGCCATTAAAAAAGACCGAACTGTAATTATAATTTCGCACAGCATTTCTCAAATTATCGATGCGGCGAATATTATTGTTTTAGAAAAAGGACGATGCGTTGAAAAGGGAACCCATGATGAATTATATGATAATAAAGGAACGTATCATCAAATATTTATGGCAATGGCAAACAGTTTAAACATCGAAAAAATCACACAGACTTTTGACTGA
- a CDS encoding ribosomal maturation YjgA family protein, whose translation MNKTTVNLKSRIYYFTLFLFIIFLGICSRKTTFVPLWIGDFLYAVMIYFLVRIFLPFKNAFSIALLSLLICYSIEFLQLYQGEWMIELRKTLFGRYVLGQGFLWEDILAYTFGIFTVFVFEKIILNYFSQKSV comes from the coding sequence TTGAACAAAACCACTGTAAACTTGAAATCCAGAATCTATTATTTCACCCTTTTTCTATTCATCATTTTTCTTGGAATCTGCTCCAGAAAAACAACATTTGTCCCATTATGGATAGGCGATTTTCTGTACGCTGTAATGATTTACTTTTTGGTTCGAATATTTCTTCCATTTAAGAATGCTTTTTCAATTGCATTACTTTCGCTTTTGATTTGCTATTCCATTGAGTTTTTACAATTGTATCAAGGCGAATGGATGATCGAACTTAGAAAGACACTTTTTGGCAGATATGTTTTAGGACAGGGATTTCTTTGGGAAGATATTCTGGCTTATACTTTTGGAATTTTTACGGTTTTTGTTTTTGAAAAAATAATTTTGAATTATTTCAGTCAAAAGTCTGTGTGA
- a CDS encoding glycoside hydrolase family 88 protein encodes MNSKFFTLITALFLIGNQIYAQKNNSFNIQKQLEYCAEQASKTLKVIPDDGTSPRTVPNGSKDWKFVSYKDWTSGFWPGELWYLYEATKDKKWEKEADKFSRFLTPLSVSKAADHDLGFQIFNSFGNGYRLTKNPEYKEIILKTADTLAALFNPKVGTILSWPHNKMGGHNTIIDNMMNLELLFWASKNGGNKKLYDIAVKHAETTMANHFRPDNTSYHVIIYDYETGKKIKGRTAQGYSDDSMWARGQAWAIYGFTMTYRETKDPKFLDFAHKLTRVYLDKLTTEDLIPYWDFNAPDIPNAPRDASAAAIVSSALLELSSYTKDKNLKNEYLTKSKKMIVSLSDHYQSRDVNSAFLLHSTGHKPAGSEIDCSINYADYYYLEALLRLQKIK; translated from the coding sequence ATGAATTCAAAATTTTTCACGCTGATTACGGCTTTGTTTCTTATCGGAAACCAAATCTATGCTCAAAAAAACAATTCGTTTAATATTCAAAAACAATTAGAGTATTGTGCAGAACAGGCATCCAAAACTTTAAAAGTAATTCCAGATGACGGAACTTCACCAAGAACAGTTCCAAATGGAAGCAAAGACTGGAAATTTGTTAGTTACAAAGACTGGACAAGCGGATTTTGGCCTGGTGAATTGTGGTATTTATATGAAGCAACAAAGGATAAAAAATGGGAAAAAGAAGCAGATAAATTCAGCCGTTTCTTAACGCCTTTATCTGTCAGCAAAGCAGCTGACCATGATTTGGGTTTTCAGATTTTTAATAGTTTTGGAAACGGATATCGATTGACAAAAAATCCGGAATACAAAGAAATTATCCTTAAAACAGCCGATACTCTGGCAGCACTTTTTAATCCAAAAGTGGGAACGATTCTGTCCTGGCCTCATAATAAAATGGGCGGTCATAATACAATTATTGATAATATGATGAATCTGGAGCTTCTGTTTTGGGCATCTAAAAATGGAGGAAACAAAAAGCTGTATGATATTGCTGTAAAACATGCCGAAACGACAATGGCAAATCATTTCAGACCAGATAATACTTCTTATCATGTTATTATTTATGATTATGAAACTGGTAAAAAAATAAAAGGAAGAACGGCTCAGGGATACAGTGATGACAGTATGTGGGCGCGTGGTCAGGCTTGGGCAATTTATGGTTTTACAATGACTTACAGAGAAACAAAAGATCCTAAGTTTTTAGATTTTGCACATAAACTAACACGAGTTTATTTAGATAAACTTACAACAGAAGATTTAATTCCATATTGGGATTTTAATGCGCCTGATATTCCAAATGCTCCAAGAGATGCTTCGGCGGCGGCGATTGTTTCTTCGGCACTTTTAGAGTTGAGTTCTTACACAAAAGATAAAAACCTAAAAAACGAATATCTAACAAAGTCTAAAAAGATGATTGTTTCACTTTCAGATCATTACCAGAGTCGAGATGTAAATTCAGCCTTTTTACTTCATTCAACCGGACACAAACCTGCAGGAAGTGAAATAGATTGTTCTATAAATTACGCAGATTATTATTATCTTGAAGCACTTTTAAGACTTCAAAAAATAAAATAA